tgaTTATTTTGTGAATAATTATAACTatatttataattgttggagacataaaaagtatataaaattaataatatattatttggtAAGGTGTAATAAATGGGAATAAAATTAGcaggataaaaaatattaaaaaatttaagattgtgaaaaaaataagagatatttCTTTGTCTAAGTACTAATTTACTCACTTTTTAAAGTTTTATGAATGAaagtatattttcaaaaattaatttaattttacacAAATTTATATGTCAAATGACATATTTAtagatataaattttatttgatcaTTTTGTAAcacataatattaatatatcgTGTCATCATATTACATGATAGTTAACATAATTCGTCATCATCTTATGAAGTTATGATCGTATGTTTCACAAACTAATGTGAGATATCTGATTTCTTAAAGACTAAATTGATCGTCGTGTGATATTTCAGAAATATAATTATGTTTCACTAATAACTCTgtattttacttttcctttttaatgTTGAAATATTATATTGTCTATCCCCAATGTATATGCAATTATGCGTAGTGAGGTATATATTATGGGAATATTATGTTTTTGCGGAAGAAAATTATCATAAAGGGTATCCAACGGCCCATCCTCATTTGGAAACAAATTAAATACTTGGGttcctaaaataaaaaacaaaaatatttgctctaaattaaaaaatgaggGAATCTGCTTTGAATGGGAAACTTTGAAAACAAGTAGCAAAGTGCCAGAAagcaaagcaaaaaataaagaacaagctCGGTTACCAACACCATTACCTTACCAATATTGTATATAATTGTCACAGACACTATTAGTAGTTGTAGTAGTGACTAGTGTTGAGGAAAACAATGCAACAACACATGCTATCTGATAATTAGTGTCAAACAAGGTTTACAAATTTCAAAGCAGCaggcaaataaaaaataattggcCAAAAGAACAGAACCCCGAGGCGAGGTAAGTGGTGGTGATGGTGTTCTGACTCcaaaaatcttataaaaatcTTCATGTCTTTGTCTCCCTCCTATTCCTTTTGCTTCAATACAAAGAATGTAACTATCATGGAATTATAGAAATTTTTTCTGCACCGTCATTGGCTGCACTCTCAACAGGTTCGAGAAGAGTGAAGAGAAAAacgttcttctttttttttttttttgggtaaacGANNNNNNNNNNNNNNNNNNNNNNNNNNNNNNNNNNNNNNNNNNNNNNNNNNNNNNNNNNNAAACATCATTTCCTCCTAATAATACATTTGtactatttaataaattaaatgtcTCAAAAAAATAATGAGATAGCACAGATCAGaggaaatatatatttaaactaTCTATTTCTATTCTTATATTTTGGTGGATAAAATCAAgcaaattttcttaaaataaaaatattttccctCATTTATATATTGAATAGAATAAGTCTAGGAAAAATATCACAGAGaatgtaaaaatattatttttaaataaaaatattttttacatatttttttgtttatttttttcatatttctgaattttttagaattttttattttgattttgaaaaatagtctAATCATTGAtctgaattttaatttctagaataaattttgACAAGTTACTGGCATAGTTTAGTTCACTAATTCAAAACTTAATTTGAAACGTTTTTGGAATGTCCCTAATAAGTAATAATCAACTAATGACAAGTGTTTTTTCTTGTGAATTTTATTTCAATAGAAGCTTCATGAATAAGATTTATCTACACATTCTATTTTTGTAGTTATATCAGAAGTAACTCTATGTATTACTCAACgtaaaaaagagaatgaaatttgtttatatttttgttaaatttttttttatagctcagataaataatttgataaccgattttcttgtgttttaaAATACATTAACAAATATATTAACAAATCGATTACAATAAATTAAATCGAATTTCGCTATGTTTTTTCTCCAGTACCTCACTGAATTGAgccctttttaaaattgtgatagaaaaataaaatgattagAACTTTAGAAATACGATTAAAACTTACTAAATATGGATAAAAGTAATATTTCACCCAAATAAATAGTCCATAAAATCCTACCATGGGAATGCTGAATGCTGTGTTCTTAACATTGTTTTGCCCGAAGAATAACTttcatgaaaattaaaattgaaattgaacgaATGAGTGGCTTCAAGTTCACTTTGGCACAAACGTCAAATATCACATTTTTGTAATCTATTTATAAGGTGCAGTTTATAACGGCCATGTTTATTAAGATGATTATGGTTAGGAGCGTCAATGGGTAGAGTAGGATAGAGTTTAGATTCaatcttaattttattcatgagttgagatttttatataaattcaacCTTATTCTATTTGCGGGTTAAGAATATCTCAATTCTAACTTTACCAAACTCCACCTACAGGTTACCAAAAATATTCAACATTACTACataacttgatgataatttaaaatataacaatttttatgtaaaaaaaattattaattaatgatctTCTCTTAATGACTAAGGATCTTTTATATTTAGTAAGAGGTATTTAGTTCAACATCTAGttgaaacatatttttatataagtatataacatatacatatatagggtGCGGGTTAGTCAGGTAGGGTTGAGACTCAACCCAAATTTGACTCGATCCGCACGAAAATTCTAGTCGCTGTGGATCAGATTGACAATCCTATCCGACCGGATTGATCGGTTGTGTATCCGCGAATATAGTGTATGTTGTCACCCCTAATTACGGTCAGTAGCggagtttgaaaaaaaattttaagggacgagaaaaaattttaccataaaaattgtataatgacatttatattaaaataaaattatttttaatttttgttagaaatatgacaaaaaataaataattttacaagtaaaaataattttaaaataatactcTTCGAATATTGAGTGACttaaaatttgtaataattaaattaaaataaaaaattttgtaattttttaatacaaataatcaaattattaatttagtaattaaattaaaataaaaccttCCTACCCTAAATagcatgaaagaaaaatcaagacAACTTCTCTTTCGAAGATACGGATTTGGTCAAGATAAAAAGGTGAAAAAGACCTTAAAAAATGGTCGGACATCAAGTTGTTGACACAaaatttggtatattttgaGGAAAGTCCACGAACTCAAGTGAAGTTGAGTAGAAGCGACGTTACAAGACCAAAAgatgtttgtttcaaaattagaaaaaggGAGTTTGATGCCTAATGTCGTAAAAAAGCAATCATATGCATAGAAAAAAGGCGTTTCAAGTTATCTAAATGAGGGAAGTACACTCTCTCCTCAGGGTCTGGTACTACTAACTCATAATTCCTCTTATCTTTCCTATTTTTACATATCCTATGGTGTCTACGAAATACATTAATAAACTCTTTGTCAACTACAGAAATAGGAAGAAAGATAATATTATCTACACAAGACAACAAAGAAGACGGAACCTTTGACGACATGTTGACAATTACAGATCGTGACATAAAAGTTATACctacaaatacaaataaacaAGTCATCACTATAGAACTCGGACACCAGCAAAAGAAATCGGGCAAAACAAACCAGAATGCGAAAGCAATTTAAAATCATCTCCTTCAAGACAAGAAAGTGTGGAAACGTCATCCCTCCTACAACAACAGCGACACTATTGGGAACAACAGCGACGGAACCTCCCTCCTCTATTCATTGCGCCTCTCTCTCTTCTGCGCGTTCTCTTCTCTTTGTTCGTACTTCCCTCAGCGACGGCGACAGTCCTCCATGCACAGCCACAGCGACGACAACAACAACGGCATGCCCCCATTGGCATCATCCTGcttctctcctttttcttcctttcttctccctctgtgttttttctttctctttttctttctttcattttcagcgGGGTGTGTGTTAggagagaattaaaatttggtttaaaataaaaaaaagagtaagaGTATATATGAGAGGATTAGGATTtggtttgaaataaaaaaagagtaagAGTATTATAAGAATTTTAAGTTAAGTTTATCATGTGTCTTTAGAGTACATGTTAGTTCATCCctaaaactatatatatatatatatatacacgaaAAAAGAGAGTGGTGTCCCAATAATTTCTCCAAAAAGGAGGTTTGAGGACAGAGCGAGCAATATACGCAGTATGCAAATACTAGAGACTTGCCATGGCTGGAGTTTTGAGGCAAATGTCAATGCCAATGCCAATGCCAATGCCGAGGCAAGCCTTGAGCCACCACCACCAAATGCCGAGGCAATCTCTCAaccaccttcttcttctccatctcTTCTTACTCTTTCTCACACTAACAAAccctcctctttcttcttcctcttcaaacaataataataatgaagctCTAGCTTTGCTTTCATGGCTCAAAAACGGTTCCTCCAAAACTCCTTCACCACTCTCAGACTGGAACCTTCGAGACCCTACACCATGCAACTGGTCCTGCGTCAAATGCTCCGTAGACAACCACGTCatagagataaacattcaagctaTACAGTTAGCCCTTCCTTTTCCTTCAAACCTCTCTTCTTCCCTTCCCTTTCTTCGAAAACTCGTCATCTCCGGTGCCAATCTCACCGGACCTATCTCCCCGGATATCGGATACTTCGCTTCGCTTTCTGTTCTTGATCTCAGCTCAAATGCTCTTGTTGGTTCCATTCCTTCGACCATTGGAAACCTCAAGAACCTTCAAAACTTAACCTTAAACTCAAACCAGCTCACAGGTCCAATCCCAAAGGAGATTGGTGACTGTGTTAGCCTGAAGAATCTCAATGTTTTCGATAATAGCCTCAGCGGCGAGCTTCCAGTTGAGCTTGGAAGCCTTTTGAATCTTGAAACGATAAGAGCTGGAGGGAACAAGGACATTGTTGGGAAGATTCCAGAAGCTATTGGTAACTGCAATAATCTAACCGTTTTAGGCCTTGCAGATACCAAGGTTTCGGGTTCGTTACCTTCTTCGTTGGGAAAACTATCCATGCTTCAAACTATCTCAATTTATAGTACTATGCTTTCCGGTGAGGTTCCAGCTGAGATTGGAAACTGTTCTGAGCTTGTGAACTTGTTTCTTTATGAGAACGATCTCTCCGGTTCGATTCCGAAGGAGTTAGGGAAGCTCCAGAAGCTTGAAAAGATGCTGCTATGGCAGAACAGTTTCTTTGGCAGCATACCCAAAGAAATTGGAAACTGCATAAGCTTGAAGATTCTTGATGTCTCCTTGAACTCTCTCTCAGGAACAATACCGCGAAGTTTGGGGAATCTTTCGAACCTCGAAGAGCTTATGCTGAGTAACAACAACATTTCAGGTTCAATTCCTGAAGTCCTTTCAAACTTGACGAACCTTGTTCAGTTGCAGTTAGATACAAATGAGATTTCCGGTTCAATTCCACCGGAGATCGGAAAACTAGAGATGCTTGAAGTTTTTTTTGCATGGCAGAACAAGCTCGAAGGAGCGATTCCTTTGGCGTTAGGCGGTTGTAGAAGCCTTCAAGCTTTGGATTTATCATACAATTCACTCACTGGTGGATTACCTCCAAGTTTGTTTCAGCTTCAGAACTTAACAAAGCTTCTCCTTATCTCGAACCAAATCTCCGGCCAAATTCCAGCAGAGATTGGTAACTGCAGCTCCCTTGTTCGCCTCCGGCTCGTTAAAAACAGAATCACAGGCCAGCTTCCAAGTGAAATTGGATTCCTTAACAACCTCAGCTTCCTTGATCTCTCTGAAAATCATCTTACAGGGTTAGTACCAGAGAATATCGGTAACTGCAAGGAACTTCAAATGCTCAACCTTAGCAATAACTCGCTTTCCGGCGCTTTGCCGAGTTCTTTATCCTCTCTTACAAGGATTGAAGTCATGGATGTCTCGATGAACAATTTCTCCGGCGAGTTTTTGATGAACATTGGCGAACTGGCTTCTCTGCTTAGAATCATTGTTAGGCAAAATTCGTTCTCCGGATCGATTCCCTCTTCGATTGGACGGTGTTCTGGTCTTCAGCTTTTAGACCTTAGCAGCAATAAATTCTCAGGAAGCATACCAGAAGAACTATTCGAAATCGAAGCGCTAGACATTGCTCTTAACTTGAGTCACAATGCATTGTCTGGAATAGTTCCGCCTCAGATTTCGGCTTTGAATAAGTTGTCTATTTTGGACATTTCGCATAATTTGCTTGAAGGAGACTTGTTAGCATTTGCAGGGCTTCAAAATCTTGTTTCTATGAATATCTCATACAATAAATTCTCCGGTTATTTACCGGACAGCAAGCTATTCCGCCAGTTATTGCCGACGGATTTCGAAGGGAATCAAGGCTTGTGTCCCAACGGCCATGATTCTTGCTTCATCAGTAATGCTGCAATGACAACAATGCTGCATAGTACTAATTCCAAGAGGTCACAGAGAATCAAACTCGCAATCGGACTTCTAAGCGCTTTGATTGTTGCATTGGCAATATTTGGAATCGCGACAATCATTCGAGCGAGGAAAGTTGCTCAAGATGGCAATGATTCTGAGATTGGAGGAAACTCGTTGCCGTGGCACTTTACGCCGTTCCAAAAGCTCAATTTCTCGGTTGATCAAGTCTTGAAGTGTTTGGTAGAGTCCAACATAATTGGAAAGGGATGTTCAGGAGTTGTTTACAAAGCCGAAATGGAAAACGGCGATGTCATCGCTGTGAAGAAGCTCTGGCCAACGACAATGGCTTCAAGATATGACTGCCAAAGTGACAAGCCGGCGAGTAACTGTGGAGTTCGCGATTCCTTCTCGGCCGAGGTGAAGACACTCGGCTCGATTCGCCACAAGAACATAGTGAGGTTCTTGGGCTGCAGCTGGAACAGAAACACAAGATTGCTCATGTATGACTATATGCCTAATGGGAGTCTTGGAAATCTACTCCATGAAA
This sequence is a window from Arachis duranensis cultivar V14167 chromosome 2, aradu.V14167.gnm2.J7QH, whole genome shotgun sequence. Protein-coding genes within it:
- the LOC107474853 gene encoding LRR receptor-like serine/threonine-protein kinase RGI2 gives rise to the protein MAGVLRQMSMPMPMPMPRQALSHHHQMPRQSLNHLLLLHLFLLFLTLTNPPLSSSSSNNNNNEALALLSWLKNGSSKTPSPLSDWNLRDPTPCNWSCVKCSVDNHVIEINIQAIQLALPFPSNLSSSLPFLRKLVISGANLTGPISPDIGYFASLSVLDLSSNALVGSIPSTIGNLKNLQNLTLNSNQLTGPIPKEIGDCVSLKNLNVFDNSLSGELPVELGSLLNLETIRAGGNKDIVGKIPEAIGNCNNLTVLGLADTKVSGSLPSSLGKLSMLQTISIYSTMLSGEVPAEIGNCSELVNLFLYENDLSGSIPKELGKLQKLEKMLLWQNSFFGSIPKEIGNCISLKILDVSLNSLSGTIPRSLGNLSNLEELMLSNNNISGSIPEVLSNLTNLVQLQLDTNEISGSIPPEIGKLEMLEVFFAWQNKLEGAIPLALGGCRSLQALDLSYNSLTGGLPPSLFQLQNLTKLLLISNQISGQIPAEIGNCSSLVRLRLVKNRITGQLPSEIGFLNNLSFLDLSENHLTGLVPENIGNCKELQMLNLSNNSLSGALPSSLSSLTRIEVMDVSMNNFSGEFLMNIGELASLLRIIVRQNSFSGSIPSSIGRCSGLQLLDLSSNKFSGSIPEELFEIEALDIALNLSHNALSGIVPPQISALNKLSILDISHNLLEGDLLAFAGLQNLVSMNISYNKFSGYLPDSKLFRQLLPTDFEGNQGLCPNGHDSCFISNAAMTTMLHSTNSKRSQRIKLAIGLLSALIVALAIFGIATIIRARKVAQDGNDSEIGGNSLPWHFTPFQKLNFSVDQVLKCLVESNIIGKGCSGVVYKAEMENGDVIAVKKLWPTTMASRYDCQSDKPASNCGVRDSFSAEVKTLGSIRHKNIVRFLGCSWNRNTRLLMYDYMPNGSLGNLLHERSNCLEWDIRYRIILGAAQGLAYLHHDCVPPIVHRDIKANNILIGPEFEPYIADFGLAKLVDDGDFARSSSTLAGSYGYIAPEYGYMMKITEKSDVYSYGVVVLEVLTGKQPIDPTIPEGVHIVDWVRQKRGGKEVLDESLRVRPESELEEILQTLGVAFLCVNPSPDDRPTMKDVAAMLKEIRQERGEYMKVDMILNGSSANDQQGSSNHSHTYPISSSSNTNFSASMFISPSSSNSKVTFK